The proteins below are encoded in one region of Brachyspira intermedia PWS/A:
- a CDS encoding arylsulfatase, which translates to MNKDNIFSKSLLFAGALSSSMISVSCNNDNRASDNSMVLASNDIEKPNIVYIVIDDMGFSDLGCYGSEISTPNIDRLAENGLRYNNFCVTPLSSPTRAALLSGRNSHSVGMGRLANYTLDAPHSTAQITNTAALTPRLLKDNNYNTYAVGKWHVAPLWETSSIGPYNNWPLGRGFDKFYGFMDGETDQFNPELVDGNTHVDTVYDDNYHLTEDITDRAIYYIKSHKSISKEKPFMLYYATGAAHSPHQVPEEYVKKYENVYNVGWDKIREERLKKQKELGIVPMDAELSPLNENVKPWNELDEDTKRLFIEYEKHYAAFIEHTDAQIGRLIKALEDMGELDNTLIFLIADNGPSPSGKATGTLNTVNIKNGIMSDIEKDVKRINEFSKLAPNYPQGWAQVSATPFRYYKESANYLGGIRVPLIIHYPKGIDKSQNGSIRTQFSFVTDIAKTVLDITGIKEPKTVDGIEQMPLHGYSLVPTFNDANADTKRTTQYFELYGNRGLYDNGYFLSVSHKKGDSFDNDNFALYDLNTDFSQLEDISKENESKLKDMKNLWDKEAEKYGVNPLDDRVHVELIAKQLSANIEKKNSLTLYPNTSSINVNISAIPTALNRSYDITAYVNRKSSAEEGVLLAFGNHYGGYSLYIINNKLNYEYIYDDVKYHIEVNEPLPLGELIIKVKYTKTGKDSGEAALLVNDKEVGKLALPKVYPMTANTTDGMSAGRDLQGNVSERYEGRGHFEYSGDLEKVTVEGHNDYNKIAM; encoded by the coding sequence ATGAATAAAGATAATATTTTTTCTAAGTCATTATTATTTGCAGGTGCATTAAGCTCATCAATGATAAGTGTAAGCTGTAATAATGATAATAGAGCGTCTGATAATAGTATGGTTTTAGCTAGTAACGATATAGAAAAGCCCAATATTGTTTATATAGTTATAGATGATATGGGCTTTTCGGACTTAGGTTGTTACGGTTCAGAGATAAGCACACCTAATATAGATAGGCTAGCAGAAAATGGACTTCGCTATAATAACTTTTGTGTTACTCCTTTAAGTTCGCCTACAAGAGCAGCACTTTTAAGCGGAAGAAATTCACATTCTGTAGGTATGGGAAGACTTGCTAATTATACTTTAGATGCTCCTCATTCTACAGCACAAATAACAAATACAGCAGCTTTAACACCAAGACTGCTTAAAGATAATAATTATAATACTTATGCAGTAGGTAAATGGCATGTGGCTCCTTTATGGGAAACCAGCAGCATAGGGCCTTATAATAATTGGCCTTTAGGAAGAGGATTCGATAAGTTCTACGGATTTATGGATGGAGAAACTGATCAATTCAATCCTGAACTTGTTGACGGAAATACTCATGTTGATACTGTGTATGATGATAATTATCATTTGACAGAAGATATTACAGACAGAGCTATTTATTATATTAAAAGCCATAAATCAATATCAAAAGAAAAACCTTTCATGCTTTACTATGCAACAGGAGCAGCACATTCACCTCATCAGGTACCGGAAGAATATGTGAAGAAGTATGAGAATGTTTATAATGTTGGCTGGGATAAAATAAGAGAGGAGAGATTAAAGAAACAAAAAGAATTAGGCATAGTACCAATGGATGCGGAACTCTCTCCATTAAATGAGAATGTTAAGCCTTGGAATGAACTTGATGAAGATACAAAGAGATTATTTATAGAATACGAAAAACATTATGCAGCTTTCATAGAACATACTGATGCTCAAATAGGAAGATTAATAAAAGCATTGGAAGATATGGGAGAGCTTGATAATACTTTAATATTTTTAATAGCTGATAATGGACCTTCACCATCTGGAAAAGCTACAGGAACTTTAAATACTGTTAATATAAAAAATGGTATTATGTCAGATATAGAAAAAGATGTTAAAAGAATAAATGAATTTTCTAAATTAGCCCCTAATTATCCTCAAGGCTGGGCACAGGTTTCTGCTACTCCATTTAGATATTATAAAGAAAGTGCAAATTATTTAGGAGGAATAAGAGTACCTTTAATAATACATTATCCTAAAGGTATTGATAAATCACAGAATGGAAGCATAAGAACACAATTTAGTTTTGTTACAGATATAGCGAAAACTGTATTAGATATTACAGGTATAAAAGAACCTAAAACAGTTGATGGTATAGAACAAATGCCTTTGCATGGATATAGTTTAGTTCCTACTTTCAATGATGCAAATGCTGATACTAAAAGAACCACTCAGTATTTTGAACTTTATGGAAATAGAGGCTTATATGATAATGGATACTTCTTGTCAGTTTCTCATAAGAAGGGTGATAGTTTTGATAATGATAATTTTGCTCTTTATGATTTGAATACTGATTTCTCTCAGCTTGAAGATATATCAAAAGAAAATGAAAGCAAATTAAAAGATATGAAAAACTTATGGGATAAAGAGGCAGAAAAATACGGAGTAAATCCTCTTGATGACAGAGTGCATGTTGAACTAATAGCTAAGCAATTAAGTGCGAATATAGAAAAGAAAAACTCTTTAACATTATACCCAAATACATCAAGTATAAATGTTAATATATCGGCTATACCTACAGCATTGAACCGTTCTTATGATATAACAGCTTATGTAAATAGAAAATCATCTGCAGAGGAAGGCGTATTATTGGCATTCGGTAATCATTACGGCGGATATTCATTATATATCATCAATAATAAATTAAATTATGAATATATATATGATGACGTAAAATATCATATAGAAGTAAATGAGCCTTTGCCTTTAGGGGAGTTAATTATAAAAGTTAAATACACTAAAACAGGTAAGGATTCAGGAGAAGCGGCATTATTAGTAAATGATAAAGAAGTAGGAAAACTTGCATTACCTAAAGTATATCCTATGACAGCAAATACAACAGATGGAATGTCAGCAGGAAGAGATTTACAAGGCAATGTAAGCGAGAGATATGAAGGCAGAGGACATTTTGAATACAGCGGAGATTTAGAGAAAGTAACAGTTGAAGGACATAATGATTATAACAAAATAGCTATGTGA
- a CDS encoding methyl-accepting chemotaxis protein, with amino-acid sequence MKKIHSIRVQMPIAISILSTFFLVLIVAILSYRSHAIVKDSTLSGFDNTVNGYKDMLDVWLDDSRNLIKTYAVSPIVRNYLMDRTIDIRSTLTEFEAINEYVLDIGITDTNGIILDNVNNVKIGENITTVRPNILNILKRNNNEASFDDSIQKSSADKKWSLAVICGVKYNGEYVGNVYMIMDWEDLAAKLQELKLPERTRIFAIDDNNIVVLDTKNEINTEANEAYTSIIKGGMPSGVMNYISSVSNDPRTAVYSRLMNLDWYLIMAMDDKVIYKANNDSIMISIIICILSIVFINIFAFLYIKKVTHPLKVLMDHATSISEGNITTHIKDNYGKDEFGQLEKVFDVMSNKLAEVVSSVNDASREIMTAAQSMMESSNELSVRTDSQSSSLEETAASIEEMVSNIKTSAEKSLLGKNMMSESMQYIEDAANIIAQTASNIEDVYQASEKIKDITKIIEDIAFQTNILALNASVEAARAGDQGKGFAVVASEVRNLAQTTQASVKDITELVDNTSQKIDTATRTAKQSQEIFVDLQNKVSDTSKLMETITSNALEQESGTNQISVEVNNMESATTQNAALAENSNEISKSLVEKAEFLERSIEFFKISHS; translated from the coding sequence ATGAAAAAAATACATTCTATAAGGGTACAAATGCCTATAGCCATAAGCATTTTAAGTACATTTTTTTTAGTCTTGATAGTAGCAATATTATCATACAGATCACATGCAATAGTTAAAGATTCAACATTATCCGGTTTTGATAATACAGTAAATGGTTATAAAGATATGCTAGATGTTTGGCTTGATGACAGCAGAAATTTAATAAAAACTTATGCTGTATCTCCTATAGTGAGAAATTATTTAATGGACAGAACTATCGATATAAGATCTACTCTTACTGAATTTGAAGCAATCAATGAATATGTACTTGATATAGGTATAACAGATACGAATGGAATAATTTTAGATAATGTTAATAATGTGAAAATAGGTGAAAATATAACAACAGTAAGACCTAATATTTTAAATATATTAAAAAGAAATAATAATGAAGCATCTTTTGATGACAGTATACAAAAATCAAGTGCTGATAAAAAATGGTCATTAGCAGTTATTTGCGGAGTGAAATATAATGGGGAATATGTTGGAAATGTATATATGATTATGGATTGGGAGGATTTAGCTGCTAAACTTCAGGAATTAAAATTGCCTGAAAGAACTAGAATATTTGCTATTGATGATAATAATATAGTTGTATTAGATACTAAAAATGAGATTAATACAGAAGCTAATGAGGCATATACTTCAATAATAAAAGGAGGAATGCCTTCTGGAGTTATGAATTATATATCTTCCGTAAGCAATGATCCTAGAACAGCAGTTTACAGCAGACTTATGAATTTGGATTGGTATTTGATTATGGCTATGGACGATAAAGTTATTTATAAGGCTAATAACGATTCTATAATGATATCTATTATTATATGTATTTTATCTATTGTTTTCATAAATATATTTGCTTTTCTTTATATTAAAAAAGTTACACATCCTCTTAAAGTTTTAATGGATCATGCTACCAGCATATCAGAAGGAAATATAACTACTCATATTAAAGATAATTATGGAAAAGATGAATTCGGACAATTAGAAAAAGTATTTGATGTTATGAGTAACAAATTAGCTGAGGTTGTTTCTAGTGTTAATGATGCTTCAAGAGAAATAATGACAGCAGCACAAAGTATGATGGAAAGTAGTAATGAATTATCTGTAAGAACTGATTCACAATCATCTAGTTTGGAGGAAACAGCAGCAAGTATTGAAGAGATGGTTTCTAATATAAAAACTTCTGCTGAAAAATCTTTGCTTGGAAAAAATATGATGTCGGAATCTATGCAGTATATAGAAGATGCAGCAAATATAATTGCACAAACTGCTTCTAATATAGAAGATGTTTATCAAGCCAGTGAGAAGATAAAAGATATTACAAAGATTATTGAAGACATTGCTTTTCAAACTAATATATTAGCTCTTAATGCTTCAGTAGAGGCAGCACGTGCAGGAGATCAAGGAAAGGGATTTGCGGTTGTTGCTTCTGAGGTTAGAAACCTTGCTCAAACTACTCAGGCTTCTGTTAAAGATATAACTGAATTGGTTGATAATACTTCACAAAAAATTGATACAGCCACTCGAACAGCAAAACAATCTCAAGAAATATTTGTGGACTTACAGAATAAAGTATCTGATACTTCTAAATTAATGGAAACTATTACATCAAATGCTTTGGAACAAGAATCAGGAACTAATCAAATAAGTGTGGAAGTAAATAATATGGAATCTGCTACAACTCAGAATGCTGCTTTAGCTGAAAACTCAAATGAAATTTCAAAGAGTTTAGTTGAAAAAGCAGAGTTTTTAGAAAGAAGTATTGAGTTTTTTAAGATTTCACATAGCTAA
- a CDS encoding sugar-binding transcriptional regulator, producing MNIFDDLSLLYTIAKYYYLEDYSQSDIAKILNISRPQISRLLKRARELEIVKIEISMPNNLQDENKSEKIKKYLGLKDVLIVENSNDNKLLYVKSSEYLLPLIEKSKKIGIGWNETLYNISIELKYNDSDKQKVFYPLIGNLGNNNNPYLQITTIVDRFAEKFNSKAYFNNYPALIEKKSLNNNDLEKLEEFKKFWSDLDVAIVGLSSRRESYQSYISDIPKVDKLNVDEIEGIILGSFFMNNGETFNYPDKYYVNSIMLSELKKIKDIVCIVSGVKKIDTIKFAAMNKYFNILITDESTADSIISNFNL from the coding sequence ATGAATATTTTTGATGATCTAAGCCTTTTATATACAATAGCAAAATATTATTATTTAGAAGATTATTCTCAAAGTGATATAGCAAAGATTTTAAATATATCAAGACCTCAAATATCAAGACTTTTAAAAAGGGCTAGGGAATTAGAAATAGTAAAAATAGAAATATCAATGCCTAATAATCTTCAAGATGAAAATAAATCAGAAAAGATAAAAAAATATTTAGGACTTAAAGATGTTTTGATAGTTGAAAATTCAAATGATAATAAACTTTTATATGTAAAGTCATCAGAGTATTTATTACCCTTAATAGAAAAGAGTAAAAAAATAGGTATAGGCTGGAATGAAACCTTATACAATATTTCTATAGAATTAAAATATAATGATTCAGATAAACAAAAAGTATTTTATCCTCTTATAGGAAATTTAGGAAACAATAATAATCCTTATTTGCAAATAACGACTATAGTTGATAGATTTGCTGAAAAATTCAATTCAAAAGCCTATTTCAATAATTATCCTGCATTGATAGAAAAAAAATCTCTTAACAATAATGATCTTGAAAAATTAGAGGAGTTTAAAAAATTTTGGTCTGACTTAGATGTTGCTATAGTAGGTTTAAGCAGCAGGAGAGAATCTTATCAATCATATATATCAGATATACCAAAAGTAGATAAATTAAATGTTGATGAGATAGAGGGAATAATATTAGGAAGTTTTTTCATGAATAATGGAGAAACTTTTAATTATCCTGATAAATATTATGTAAACTCGATAATGCTTTCAGAATTAAAAAAAATTAAAGATATAGTTTGTATAGTTTCAGGAGTAAAAAAAATAGATACTATTAAATTTGCAGCTATGAATAAGTATTTTAATATTTTAATTACCGATGAATCTACAGCAGACTCTATAATATCAAATTTTAATTTATAA